The proteins below are encoded in one region of Labeo rohita strain BAU-BD-2019 chromosome 15, IGBB_LRoh.1.0, whole genome shotgun sequence:
- the LOC127176974 gene encoding LOW QUALITY PROTEIN: alpha-2-macroglobulin-like (The sequence of the model RefSeq protein was modified relative to this genomic sequence to represent the inferred CDS: inserted 1 base in 1 codon), with protein sequence MVFNALCIWKRLLLVSLLFLSVHGKDSGPSFMVTFPAVIESQSEAKLCASLLKPNESLVMNIYLLDGDQSTLLLQEKAEEEFHRCFNFQTPQVEAESVQTMKVELQGENFKMTEKRKVMFRRYNPLTFIQTDKPIYIPGQTVNFRVVTMDRNFVPFDQKYSTVVLEDNQNNRIGQWTNISSTRWILQLSHQLNPEARQGIYKLKAYIGERTITHNFEVKKYVLPKFEITMKAPKEISFGDSDMNMEVCGKYTFGQPVAGKAKVEICREHWKSMRNSQTDLISPCLVETTEMSEMGCASFSWDISVFLNSTNERVLKEHLTVKVNVIEEGTENTMGKSEIISLTYESGKATFTELPKIYEHGSVIQGKIKLANVHGAPLQNKEVYVLEGKRRSSKLLLNLTTDSDGLAEFSLNTSSLSKSDINLMASAYPEFQHQSFTTPYFSTEEKTIQLLRPATPYTPTLSELIIENIEQPLKCDAEFTMTIKYYFVGETVEDFKTDIVYIVLSRGVIVHHGYEKVEVKSSDGAANGSVSFKLSVVSDLAPAVQILAYCVLPSENVVAGNRDFTTEKCFKNKVSLQFSPAKAVPGEKNTLQLSAQPGSLCGLSAIDQSVLILESGKRLDTDKIFNLLPVRSVSGYPYNAEDTPECLEVRPRRAVSLDRIYDSLKKVGLKMATNLHVRQPLCLTYYGVTYEKHILVGRRNYYSRKLLKGSAELPVETVRTFFPETWIWQLTAVGDSGSAQVPVTVPDTITSWETEAFCLSSKGLGLAPPAQLTVFQPFFLELSLPYSIIRGEIFELKATVFNYLSKCIMVKVTPAPSSDYTLKASSDDQYSSCLCANGRKTFKWILTPSVLGVLNITVSAEAEASQTLCDNEIVSVPERGRIDTVTRSLLVQAEGTEKTETYSWLLCPKGDSLSEEVDLTLPKDVIEGSARSSVSVIGDILGRALRNLHGLLQMPYGCGEQNMAILSPNIYILQYLENTEQLTSAIRERATGFLKNGYQRQLNYRHNSGAYSTFGHGDENTWLTAFVLRSFGKAQKYIFIDPQIIQSAKEWLISRRDSDGCFIQQGXLFNNRMKGGVNDNVTMTAYITASLLELETPVTDPVVTKGLSCLRSVIEDVKNTYTTALLAYTFSLARDTDTRQQLFKKLEDVAISEGSHLHWSQSGSAGDSDSLAVEISSYVLLAVLTTDSVTPADLGFANRIVSWLVKQQNAYGGFSSTQDTVVALQALSLYATKVFSSDGSSTVTVQSAGDTHHFDVNQDNKLLYQEKQLQNVPAKYSIEVKGSTCVSVQIAQFYNIPTPTEAKTLRIDAKIEGDCKKTFGQDLLLNFTVTYNGPQARSNMVIVDIKLLSGFTADTSLLELQRLSRTSLVERLDSKDDHVIVYLKEVQKNIPVNLQIKLKQVLPVKNLKPAVIKVYDYYQTSDQSEMEYSSHCE encoded by the exons ATGGTTTTCAATGCACTGTGTATTTGGAAAAGGCTCCTTTTAGTTTCTttgctctttctttctgtccATGGAAAAGACTCAGGGCC ATCTTTCATGGTGACATTTCCTGCAGTGATCGAGTCGCAGTCTGAGGCTAAACTGTGTGCAAGTCTTCTCAAACCCAATGAAAGCCTTGTTATGAACATTTATCTGCTTGATGGTGACCAGAGCACTTTACTGCTACAGGAGAAAGCTGAGGAAGAGTTTCACCGCTGCTTTAACTTTCAG ACACCTCAGGTTGAAGCAGAATCAGTGCAGACAATGAAGGTGGAACTTCAGGGGGAGAACTTCAAAATGACCGAAAAGAGAAAAGTCATGTTCAGACGTTACAACCCTTTGACTTTTATCCAGACTGACAAGCCCATCTATATTCCAGGACAGACAG TGAATTTCAGAGTTGTCACCATGGATAGAAATTTTGTACCCTTTGATCAGAAG TACAGTACAGTAGTACTGGAG GACAATCAGAATAACAGGATTGGTCAGTGGACAAATATTTCCTCAACAAGGTGGATACTGCAGCTTTCTCATCAGTTAAACCCAGAGGCCCGTCAAGGCATTTACAAACTGAAGGCTTATATTGGTGAACGAACGATCACGCATAATTTTGAGGTGAAGAAATATG TTTTACCCAAGTTTGAGATTACCATGAAAGCTCCGAAAGAAATAAGTTTTGGTGATAGTGACATGAATATGGAGGTTTGTGGAAA ATACACATTTGGGCAACCTGTGGCTGGTAAAGCAAAGGTGGAAATATGCCGAGAACATTGGAAATCTATGCGTAATTCTCAAACAGATTTGATTTCACCATGTTTGGTTGAAACTACTGAG ATGAGTGAGATGGGCTGTGCCTCCTTTTCTTGGGACATATCAGTCTTTCTTAACTCTACAAATGAGAGAGTTCTGAAAGAACATCTTACTGTAAAAGTGAATGTGATAGAGGAAGGAACAG AAAACACCATGGGGAAATCTGAAATTATAAGTCTGACATATGAAAGTGGTAAAGCTACATTTACTGAGCTACCCAAAATTTATGAGCATGGGTCAGTCATACAGGGAAAA ATCAAACTTGCAAATGTACATGGAGCACCTCTTCAAAACAAAGAAGTTTATGTTTTGGAGGGTAAAAGACGGTCCTCAAAACTGCTCTTAAATCTCACTACAGACAGCGATGGACTGGCCGAATTCTCTCTTAATACATCTAGCCTTTCTAAAAGTGATATTAATCTAATG GCAAGTGCATATCCAGAGTTTCAGCATCAAAGTTTTACAACACCTTACTTCtctacagaagaaaaaacaattcaGCTTCTCCGGCCTGCCACTCCATACACCCCAACATTAAGTGAACTGATTATAGAGAATATTGAGCAACCATTAAAGTGTGATGCTGAGTTTACAATGACCATCAAGTATTATTTTGTTGGAGAGACTGTTGAAGACTTCAAAACTGACATTGTCTATATA GTCTTGTCCAGAGGAGTGATTGTTCATCATGGATATGAGAAGGTTGAAGTGAAGTCTTCTGATGGAGCAGCAAATGGCTCAGTGTCGTTCAAACTGTCTGTTGTTTCGGATCTGGCTCCTGCAGTGCAGATTCTGGCTTACTGTGTTCTGCCCAGTGAAAATGTTGTTGCTGGTAACAGAGATTTCACAActgagaaatgttttaaaaacaag GTTTCTCTGCAGTTTTCTCCTGCTAAAGCAGTTCCTGGTGAGAAAAACACTCTCCAGCTCTCAGCTCAGCCTGGTTCACTGTGTGGCCTCAGTGCTATAGATCAGAGTGTCCTGATCCTGGAGTCAGGAAAACGTCTGGATACTGACAAG ATCTTTAACCTGCTGCCAGTACGGTCGGTATCAGGTTATCCTTATAATGCTGAGGATACACCAGAGTGTCTGGAAGTTAGACCTCGTCGGGCTGTGTCGCTAGACCGTATTTATGACAGCTTGAAG AAAGTGGGATTGAAGATGGCAACAAATTTGCATGTGAGACAACCCCTTTGTCTGACATACTATGGCGTTACTTATGAGAAACATATTTTAGTTG GGAGGAGGAACTACTATTCTAGAAAACTATTAAAAGGATCTGCTGAACTACCTGTGGAGACAGTTCGTACCTTTTTCCCAGAAACATGGATCTGGCAGCTCACTGCAGTGGG AGACTCTGGATCAGCTCAGGTTCCTGTCACGGTTCCTGACACCATCACCTCTTGGGAGACAGAGGCCTTCTGTCTGTCCTCCAAAGGTCTGGgtctggctcctcctgctcagCTGACAGTTTTCCAGCCCTTCTTCCTGGAGCTCTCTCTGCCGTACTCCATCATCCGTGGGGAGATCtttgagctgaaggccactgtcttCAATTATCTGTCCAAGTGCATCATG GTTAAAGTGACTCCAGCTCCTTCCTCAGACTACACTCTCAAAGCCTCCTCTGATGATCAGTATTCATCCTGTCTGTGTGCTAATGGAAGAAAAACCTTTAAATGGATCCTCACTCCTTCTGTTCTTG GAGTCTTGAATATTACAGTCAGTGCAGAGGCAGAGGCGTCCCAGACCCTGTGTGACAATGAGATTGTGAGTGTGCCAGAGAGAGGACGCATTGACACAGTCACACGAAGTCTGCTTGTACAG GCTGAAGGAACTGAAAAGACAGAGACCTACAGCTGGTTACTGTGTCCAAAGG GTGACAGTCTCTCAGAGGAAGTGGATCTGACTCTTCCTAAAGATGTGATAGAGGGATCAGCCAGATCCTCTGTTTCAGTCATTG GAGACATATTGGGTCGTGCACTGAGGAATCTTCATGGATTATTACAGATGCCGTACGGCTGTGGAGAACAAAACATGGCTATACTTTCTCCCAATATTTACATTCTGCAGTATCTGGAAAACACAGAGCAGCTCACCTCAGCCATCCGAGAGAGAGCCACTGGCTTCCTTAAGAACG GATACCAGAGACAACTGAACTACAGACATAACAGTGGTGCATACAGTACATTTGGACACGGAGATGAGAATACATG GTTGACTGCCTTTGTCCTGAGGTCTTTTGGCAAAGCAcagaaatacatatttattgatCCACAAATTATTCAGAGTGCAAAGGAATGGTTAATAAGCAGACGGGATTCAGACGGTTGTTTTATCCAACAGG AACTGTTCAACAACAGAATGAAG GGTGGAGTGAATGATAATGTGACCATGACTGCCTACATTACTGCATCATTGCTTGAACTGGAAACTCCAGTCACA GATCCTGTCGTCACTAAAGGTTTGTCATGCTTGAGATCCGTCATTGAGGATGTCAAAAACACTTACACCACTGCTCTGCTCGCCTACACTTTCAGTCTGGCTAGAGACACGGACACTCGACAGCAGCTTTTCAAGAAACTGGAGGATGTTGCTATTTCAGAAG GGTCTCATCTCCACTGGTCTCAGTCTGGATCTGCTGGTGACTCTGATTCTCTGGCAGTGGAGATCAGCTCATATGTGCTGCTAGCTGTTCTCACTACAGATTCAGTCACTCCAGCTGATCTGGGCTTTGCTAACAGGATTGTCAGCTGGCTTGTGAAGCAGCAGAATGCCTATGGAGGATTCTCCTCCACACAG GACACAGTGGTGGCTCTTCAGGCTCTGTCTTTGTACGCCACCAAAGTGTTCAGCTCTGACGGCTCCAGCACAGTGACTGTACAGTCAGCAGGAGACACTCACCACTTTGATGTCAATCAGGACAACAAGTTACTGTACCAGGAGAAGCAGCTGCAGAACGTTCCAGCCAAATACAGCATTGAAGTGAAGGGCTCAACCTGTGTGTCTGTGCAG ATTGCTCAGTTCTACAACATTCCCACTCCTACTGAAGCTAAAACATTGAGGATTGATGCTAAGATTGAAGGAGATTGCAAGAAAACCTTTGGACAGGATCTATTGTTAAATTTCACTGTGAC ATATAATGGTCCACAGGCAAGATCTAACATGGTCATTGTGGATATTAAGCTCTTATCAGGATTCACAGCTGATACGTCATTG CTTGAACTTCAACGTCTTTCAAGAACATCACTTGTGGAGCGTCTCGATTCTAAAGATGATCATGTCATTGTGTATCTGAAAGAG GTTCAAAAAAATATACCAGTGAATCTCcagataaaattaaaacaggttCTTCCAGTGAAGAATCTCAAACCTGCTGTGATTAAAGTGTATGATTACTACCAAACAA GTGATCAGTCAGAGATGGAGTACTCGTCCCACTGTGAATGA